In the Streptomyces sp. NBC_00525 genome, one interval contains:
- a CDS encoding TerD family protein, with product MGVTLAKGGNVSLTKEAPGLTAVTVGLGWDVRTTTGADHDLDASALLCGDSGKVVSDLHFVFYNNLNSPDGSVQHTGDNLTGEGDGDDESINVNLAAVPLEITKIVFPVSIHDAQSRGQSFGQVRNAFIRVVNQANGVELARYDLSEDASTETAMVFGELYRHGGEWKFRAVGQGYASGLAGIAKDFGVNV from the coding sequence ATGGGTGTGACCCTGGCCAAGGGCGGCAACGTCTCCTTGACGAAGGAGGCGCCCGGCCTGACCGCGGTGACGGTCGGCCTGGGCTGGGACGTACGCACGACGACGGGTGCGGACCACGACCTGGACGCCAGTGCGCTGCTCTGCGGGGACAGCGGCAAGGTCGTCTCCGACCTGCACTTCGTCTTCTACAACAACCTCAACAGCCCGGACGGCTCCGTCCAGCACACCGGTGACAACCTCACGGGTGAGGGGGACGGCGACGACGAGTCCATCAACGTGAACCTCGCGGCGGTCCCGCTCGAGATCACGAAGATAGTCTTCCCGGTCTCCATCCACGACGCGCAGAGCCGTGGACAGAGCTTCGGCCAGGTGCGCAACGCGTTCATCCGCGTCGTGAACCAGGCCAACGGTGTGGAGCTCGCCCGGTACGACCTCAGCGAGGACGCGTCGACGGAAACCGCGATGGTCTTCGGCGAGCTGTACCGGCACGGCGGCGAGTGGAAGTTCCGCGCGGTCGGGCAGGGTTACGCCTCCGGCCTGGCGGGAATCGCGAAGGACTTCGGCGTCAACGTCTGA
- a CDS encoding DEAD/DEAH box helicase, protein MHSLSSASLSDIDALAGCCAVFLPADPARTGRLAFWHPDGSSPPEGPGESAELTVAGADALPYEVPARLLSVADALPVLTRARLARHASASVAFWGVAGLLALQFAARGLLLPGLSATDHDSWRAGPLAPDDLARVRTLAASMPPAAHAVPLDTADGSLLLPEPEHLVRAFLDAVADGLPRTPAAPLASGGPAFTAPEPQRVPAHRAWAADVAAGHDAGVRLSLRVEVAGLDGAGKGGAGPSFRVVPQIHSVSDPAVVADAAEIWAGGGPAAGAFGPRVRMDALLMLRRAARAWPSLAPLLSAAVPDAVEPADEEITELLGPAARALAAVGVQVHWPRELTARRLTARAVIGPDGEDEEGGAPRGLARTASDAEPLLSSDALLTFNWWFALGDQQLSREELDRLAEAGRPLVRLRDQWVLIDPDEARRARETQDRKVTPIDALGAVLTGSAEVDGRRVEVRAAGWLERLRERVADPARRQEDGEPAVGQPAALAATLRDYQLRGLNWLHTMTSLGLGGCLADDMGLGKTITLIALHLHRQTLEGGAGPTLVVCPTSLMGNWQREIEKFAPGTPVRRFHGASRGPADLADEGFVLTTYGTMRLDAPKLAAVRWGMVVADEAQHVKNPYSATARALRTIGAGARVALTGTPVENNLSELWAILDWTTPGLLGRLGTFRTRYARAVEGGDPAAAERLGALVRPFLLRRRKTDPGIAPELPPKTETDRTVSLTPEQAGLYEAVVRETLAAIAEADGMARRGLVVKLLTALKQICNHPAQYLKEEEPRIEGRSGKLELLDELLDTMVAEGAGVLVFTQYVAMARLLERHLAARGIGTQFLHGGTPVAAREEMVDRFQAGETPVFLLSLKAAGTGLNLTRAGHVVHFDRWWNPAVEAQATDRAYRIGQTQPVQVHRLIAEGTIEDRIAGMLARKQGLADAVLGSGEAALTELSDAELADLVELRGGTR, encoded by the coding sequence GTGCACAGTCTCTCCTCCGCATCCCTCTCCGACATCGACGCGCTCGCCGGCTGCTGCGCGGTCTTCCTGCCCGCGGACCCCGCCCGCACCGGCCGGCTCGCCTTCTGGCATCCGGACGGCAGCAGTCCGCCCGAGGGGCCCGGCGAGAGCGCGGAGCTGACGGTCGCCGGCGCCGACGCGCTGCCGTACGAGGTGCCGGCGCGGCTGCTGTCCGTGGCCGACGCGCTCCCGGTGCTGACGCGTGCCCGGTTGGCGCGGCACGCCTCCGCGTCCGTGGCGTTCTGGGGCGTGGCCGGGCTGCTCGCCCTGCAGTTCGCCGCCAGGGGTCTGCTGCTGCCGGGCCTGAGCGCGACGGACCACGACAGCTGGCGGGCCGGGCCGCTGGCCCCGGACGATCTGGCGCGGGTGCGCACTCTGGCCGCCTCGATGCCGCCCGCGGCCCACGCCGTGCCGCTGGACACGGCGGACGGGTCGCTGCTGCTGCCCGAACCGGAGCATCTGGTACGGGCGTTCCTCGACGCGGTGGCCGACGGTCTGCCCCGCACCCCCGCCGCTCCGCTCGCCTCGGGCGGGCCCGCGTTCACCGCGCCGGAGCCGCAGCGGGTGCCCGCCCACCGTGCCTGGGCCGCCGATGTGGCGGCCGGTCACGACGCCGGCGTACGGCTGTCGCTGCGGGTGGAGGTGGCCGGGCTCGACGGGGCGGGCAAGGGGGGAGCCGGCCCGTCGTTCCGGGTGGTTCCGCAGATCCACAGCGTCAGCGACCCGGCCGTGGTGGCCGACGCCGCCGAGATCTGGGCGGGTGGCGGTCCGGCGGCCGGGGCGTTCGGACCGCGGGTGCGGATGGACGCGCTGCTGATGCTGCGCCGGGCCGCCCGCGCCTGGCCGTCGCTGGCGCCGCTGCTGTCGGCGGCCGTGCCCGACGCGGTGGAGCCGGCCGACGAGGAGATCACCGAACTGCTCGGCCCCGCCGCACGGGCCCTCGCCGCCGTCGGGGTCCAGGTGCACTGGCCCAGGGAGCTGACCGCCCGCAGGCTGACGGCTCGTGCGGTGATCGGGCCGGACGGCGAGGACGAGGAGGGCGGTGCGCCGCGAGGTCTCGCGCGTACGGCGTCGGACGCGGAACCGCTGCTCTCGTCCGACGCCCTGCTCACCTTCAACTGGTGGTTCGCGCTCGGGGACCAGCAGCTCAGCCGCGAGGAGCTGGACCGGCTCGCCGAGGCGGGCCGGCCGCTGGTGCGGCTGCGCGACCAGTGGGTGCTCATCGACCCGGACGAGGCGCGGCGGGCCCGCGAGACCCAGGACCGCAAGGTCACCCCGATCGACGCGCTGGGCGCGGTGCTGACGGGGTCCGCCGAGGTCGACGGGCGGCGGGTCGAGGTCCGGGCCGCCGGCTGGCTGGAGCGGCTGCGTGAACGGGTCGCCGATCCCGCCCGGCGGCAGGAGGACGGGGAGCCGGCCGTCGGTCAGCCCGCCGCACTGGCCGCGACCCTGCGGGACTATCAGCTGCGCGGTCTGAACTGGCTGCACACCATGACCTCGCTCGGGCTGGGCGGCTGTCTCGCCGACGACATGGGGCTCGGCAAGACCATCACCCTGATCGCGCTGCATCTGCACCGCCAGACGCTGGAAGGCGGTGCCGGTCCCACGCTCGTGGTCTGCCCGACCTCGCTGATGGGCAACTGGCAGCGCGAGATCGAGAAGTTCGCGCCCGGCACCCCGGTGCGCCGCTTCCACGGTGCCTCGCGCGGTCCGGCGGACCTGGCGGACGAGGGTTTCGTGCTGACCACGTACGGCACGATGCGGCTGGACGCGCCGAAGCTGGCCGCCGTGCGCTGGGGCATGGTCGTCGCGGACGAGGCGCAGCACGTCAAGAACCCGTACTCGGCGACGGCGCGTGCGCTGCGCACCATCGGCGCGGGGGCGCGGGTGGCGCTGACCGGTACGCCGGTGGAGAACAACCTGTCCGAGCTGTGGGCGATCCTGGACTGGACGACGCCCGGACTGCTGGGGCGGCTCGGCACCTTCCGTACGCGGTACGCGCGGGCGGTGGAGGGCGGTGACCCGGCGGCGGCCGAACGGCTCGGGGCGCTGGTGCGTCCGTTCCTGCTGCGGCGGCGCAAGACCGATCCCGGCATCGCCCCGGAGCTGCCGCCGAAGACGGAGACGGACCGGACGGTGTCGCTGACGCCGGAACAGGCCGGGCTGTACGAGGCGGTGGTGCGCGAGACGCTGGCGGCGATCGCGGAGGCCGACGGGATGGCCAGGCGGGGGCTGGTGGTGAAGCTGCTGACCGCGCTCAAACAGATCTGCAACCACCCGGCGCAGTACCTCAAGGAGGAGGAGCCGCGCATCGAGGGCCGGTCCGGGAAGCTGGAGCTGCTCGACGAACTGCTGGACACCATGGTGGCGGAGGGCGCCGGGGTGCTCGTGTTCACTCAGTACGTGGCGATGGCCCGGCTGCTGGAACGGCATCTGGCGGCGCGCGGCATCGGCACGCAGTTCCTGCACGGCGGCACGCCGGTGGCCGCGCGGGAGGAGATGGTGGACCGGTTCCAGGCGGGCGAGACGCCGGTGTTCCTGCTGTCCCTGAAGGCGGCGGGCACGGGGCTCAACCTGACGCGGGCCGGCCATGTGGTGCACTTCGACCGCTGGTGGAACCCGGCGGTCGAGGCGCAGGCCACCGACCGTGCGTACCGCATCGGGCAGACGCAGCCGGTGCAGGTCCACCGGCTGATCGCGGAGGGCACGATCGAGGACCGGATCGCCGGCATGCTCGCCCGCAAGCAGGGTCTCGCGGACGCGGTCCTGGGGTCGGGCGAGGCCGCCCTGACCGAGCTGAGCGACGCGGAACTGGCCGATCTGGTGGAGCTTCGAGGGGGGACACGATGA
- a CDS encoding fatty acid desaturase family protein, whose protein sequence is MSHATLAVAEPTRDGTGNRGSDFAPLLRAVRARGLLERRTGWYTAGITANLLALAAVVTGIVLLGDTWWVLPLALPLALLWARTAFVGHDAGHSQITGDRRVSRAIGLFHGNLLLGMNEAWWNDKHVRHHANPNHIDKDPDVGVGALVWTQQQAARREGFARWLTRHQAGLFFPMLLLEGIALKVSGFQYLKRQPVRERALSAFLLTAHLGLYAALLFTVLSPGKAVVFALVHHALFGLHLGMAFAPNHKGMEMPDPDEDRWDHLRRQVLTSRNVRGAALTDWFLGGLNYQIEHHLFPSMPRPHLRLAQPLVRAHCEAIGLPYTETGLVESYRQALTHMHEVGAPLR, encoded by the coding sequence ATGTCCCACGCCACCCTTGCCGTCGCGGAACCCACACGCGACGGAACCGGAAACCGGGGGAGCGACTTCGCGCCCCTGCTGCGTGCCGTGCGGGCACGGGGACTCCTCGAACGGCGCACCGGCTGGTACACCGCCGGCATCACCGCCAACCTGCTCGCCCTGGCGGCCGTCGTCACCGGCATCGTCCTCCTGGGCGACACCTGGTGGGTGCTGCCGCTCGCCCTGCCGCTGGCCCTCCTCTGGGCCCGTACCGCGTTCGTCGGACACGACGCGGGGCACTCCCAGATAACCGGCGACCGCCGGGTGAGCCGCGCCATCGGCCTCTTCCACGGCAACCTGCTGCTCGGGATGAACGAAGCGTGGTGGAACGACAAGCACGTACGCCACCACGCCAACCCCAACCACATCGACAAGGACCCGGACGTCGGCGTCGGCGCCCTCGTCTGGACCCAGCAGCAGGCCGCCCGGCGCGAGGGCTTCGCCCGGTGGCTCACCCGCCACCAGGCCGGCCTCTTCTTCCCGATGCTGCTCCTCGAAGGCATCGCGCTCAAGGTCTCCGGCTTCCAGTACCTCAAGCGGCAGCCCGTGCGCGAACGCGCCCTGTCCGCCTTCCTGCTCACCGCGCACCTCGGCCTCTACGCCGCCCTCCTGTTCACCGTGCTGTCGCCGGGCAAGGCGGTCGTCTTCGCCCTCGTGCACCACGCCCTGTTCGGCCTCCACCTCGGCATGGCCTTCGCCCCCAACCACAAGGGCATGGAGATGCCCGACCCGGACGAGGACCGCTGGGACCACCTGCGGCGCCAGGTCCTGACCTCGCGCAACGTCCGCGGCGCCGCCCTCACCGACTGGTTCCTCGGCGGCCTCAACTACCAGATCGAGCACCACCTCTTCCCGAGCATGCCCCGCCCCCACCTGCGCCTGGCCCAGCCCCTGGTCAGGGCCCACTGCGAGGCGATCGGCCTGCCCTACACGGAGACCGGCCTCGTCGAGTCCTACCGGCAGGCGCTCACCCATATGCACGAGGTCGGCGCGCCGCTGAGGTGA
- a CDS encoding oxygenase MpaB family protein has product MKRYDRLKEIQRLDPERDFLEIYRLSVTYEFPWDVTRALELALYRTYAVPSIGRLLAETAELTDRTQKRYDDTALLLDTVVEHGFDSDPGRTALRRINRMHAAYDISNDDMRYVLCTFVVVPKRWLDAYGWRRLCDHELRAFAAYYRALGARMGIKDLPRTYEDFEYTLDTYENDHFAFDEGARAVSDATLDLMASWYPRPLAPLVRGASLALLDDSLLRTFRYERPAAAARSLVRGALRLRARAVRLMPPRGKPHYARQNPEIKGYPDGYEVASLGTFPTPGVRGCPVRDLAGPGARAE; this is encoded by the coding sequence GTGAAGCGCTACGACCGGCTGAAAGAGATCCAACGCCTCGATCCGGAACGGGACTTCCTGGAGATCTACCGGCTCTCCGTGACGTACGAGTTCCCGTGGGACGTCACCCGCGCCCTCGAACTCGCCCTGTACCGCACCTATGCCGTCCCCAGCATCGGCAGACTCCTGGCCGAAACCGCCGAACTGACGGACCGTACGCAGAAGCGCTACGACGACACCGCGCTGCTCCTCGACACCGTCGTCGAGCACGGCTTCGACAGCGATCCGGGACGCACGGCCCTGCGCCGGATCAACCGGATGCACGCCGCCTACGACATCAGCAACGACGACATGCGCTATGTCCTGTGCACCTTCGTCGTCGTCCCGAAGCGATGGCTCGACGCCTACGGCTGGCGCCGGCTCTGCGACCACGAACTGCGGGCCTTCGCCGCCTACTACCGGGCGCTCGGCGCCCGCATGGGCATCAAGGACCTGCCGCGGACCTACGAGGACTTCGAGTATACCCTCGACACCTACGAGAACGATCACTTCGCCTTCGACGAGGGCGCACGGGCCGTCTCCGACGCCACGCTGGACCTGATGGCCTCCTGGTACCCCCGCCCCCTGGCGCCCCTGGTGCGCGGCGCGAGCCTCGCCCTCCTGGACGACTCCCTGCTGCGCACCTTCCGCTACGAGCGCCCGGCCGCCGCGGCCCGGAGCCTCGTCCGGGGCGCACTGCGGCTGCGCGCCCGCGCCGTACGGCTCATGCCGCCCCGAGGCAAGCCCCATTACGCCCGGCAGAACCCCGAGATCAAGGGCTACCCGGACGGATACGAAGTGGCCTCGCTCGGCACGTTCCCCACCCCCGGCGTCCGCGGCTGCCCCGTCCGCGACCTCGCCGGCCCCGGAGCACGGGCCGAGTGA
- a CDS encoding MarR family winged helix-turn-helix transcriptional regulator — MRTTDEGPDRGTDGGPTGLQSFAVLLRRMNSEFNRITHEFAQSQGLHPTDVQALVAILDGVPGEEGGAMTPGRLREQLDLTSGAVTACLDRLERAGHIRRVRDSSDRRVVHLHYAAPAKHVARDFFRPLAAGTEAARRRFDENELRVVVRFLETMNDELGQLRRTEPRP, encoded by the coding sequence ATGCGCACCACGGACGAGGGCCCGGACAGAGGCACGGACGGCGGGCCCACGGGCCTCCAGTCGTTCGCTGTGCTGCTGCGCCGTATGAACAGCGAGTTCAACCGCATCACGCATGAGTTCGCGCAGTCGCAGGGGTTGCATCCGACGGATGTGCAGGCGCTCGTCGCGATTCTCGACGGGGTTCCGGGTGAGGAGGGGGGTGCCATGACACCGGGGCGGCTGCGCGAGCAGCTGGACCTCACCTCGGGGGCGGTGACGGCGTGTCTGGACCGGCTGGAGCGCGCGGGGCACATCCGCCGGGTGCGGGACAGCAGCGACCGGCGGGTGGTGCATCTTCACTACGCGGCGCCGGCGAAACATGTGGCGCGCGACTTCTTCCGGCCGCTGGCCGCGGGCACGGAAGCGGCGCGCAGGCGGTTCGACGAGAACGAGTTGCGGGTGGTGGTCCGGTTCCTGGAGACGATGAACGACGAGCTGGGGCAACTGCGCCGGACGGAACCGAGGCCGTAG
- a CDS encoding roadblock/LC7 domain-containing protein — protein sequence MALDRGLDWLLDDLTNRVEHIRHALVLSNDGLVTGASTGLAREDAEHLAAVSSGLHSLARGSGRHFRAGRARQTMVEFDEALLFVTAAGEGSCLCVLSEAESDVGQVAYEMTLLVNRVGQHLAVDTRQDGDGGVNRL from the coding sequence ATGGCGCTGGACAGGGGACTCGACTGGCTCCTCGACGATCTCACCAATCGCGTGGAGCACATACGGCACGCCCTGGTGCTGTCCAACGACGGCCTGGTGACCGGTGCGAGCACCGGACTGGCCCGCGAGGACGCCGAGCACCTGGCGGCCGTCTCATCGGGGCTGCACAGCCTGGCCCGCGGATCGGGGCGGCACTTCCGGGCCGGACGGGCCCGGCAGACCATGGTGGAGTTCGACGAGGCGTTGCTCTTCGTGACGGCGGCGGGCGAAGGCAGCTGCCTGTGCGTCCTGAGCGAGGCGGAGTCGGACGTCGGTCAGGTCGCGTACGAGATGACGCTGCTGGTCAACCGGGTGGGACAGCACCTCGCGGTGGACACCCGACAGGACGGGGACGGGGGAGTCAACCGGCTCTGA
- a CDS encoding MMPL family transporter: MKPAPRHRAVRWLVPLALLVVWLGIGGTLGPYAGKLGEVATNDRAAFLPRSAESTKVADEQKAFQKAGTVPAIVVWTGADGTLPPGARADATAALASLNGKPGVVGTPSPALPSEDGEALSGVVQLRSDLGDELPATLDEVRDAARTVPGTTAELAGPAATQADLKDAFAGIDGLLLGVALAAVLVILLLVYRSVLLPFLIIISSVLALGLACGIVYVLADRDVVLVDGQVQGILSILVIGAATDYALLLTARFREELAGHGDRTTAALAALRRSFGAIVASAATVALGLLALLLSDLTNNRALGPVGAIGIVCAVLSTMTFLPAVLVLCGRAAYWPAKPRPVDEATGGHGIWRRIAARVDGSPRKVWLSCAVVLLACAAFAPTLKSHGVPLDEIFVNDAPSVSAQATLGKHFPGGSGNPAVVVAGAGQAEQVTAAAEKTPGVASAAPVTESGRPGGGAPLVVDGRVRIDVTLKDAADSDAATETVKRLRTAVHAVPGADALVGGYTAQQYDTQRTAERDRSVIVPVVLVIILLILMGLLRSVLVPVLLVATVGLNFLATLGVASLVFKHGFGFSGTDASVPLYGFVFLVALGVDYNIFLMSRVREEALEHGARQGMLRGLVSTGGVITSAGVVLAATFAALIVIPLAFLAQIAFIVAFGVLLDTLVVRSLLAPALVVDIGPRAWWPSAIGRAARDGEPSASA; the protein is encoded by the coding sequence ATGAAGCCCGCACCGAGGCACCGCGCCGTCCGATGGCTGGTGCCCCTCGCCCTCCTTGTCGTCTGGCTCGGCATCGGAGGAACCCTCGGCCCCTACGCCGGGAAACTCGGCGAGGTGGCGACCAACGACCGGGCCGCCTTCCTGCCGCGCAGCGCCGAGTCCACCAAGGTCGCGGACGAGCAGAAGGCGTTCCAGAAGGCCGGGACCGTGCCCGCGATCGTGGTGTGGACCGGCGCCGACGGCACCCTCCCGCCCGGCGCACGGGCCGATGCGACCGCGGCGCTCGCCTCCCTGAACGGCAAGCCCGGCGTCGTCGGCACCCCCTCGCCCGCCCTGCCGTCCGAGGACGGCGAGGCCCTCTCGGGCGTCGTGCAGCTGCGCTCCGACCTCGGCGACGAACTGCCCGCCACCCTGGACGAGGTGCGCGACGCGGCCCGTACGGTGCCGGGCACCACCGCCGAACTCGCCGGACCCGCCGCCACCCAGGCCGACCTCAAGGACGCGTTCGCCGGAATCGACGGGCTCCTGCTCGGGGTGGCCCTGGCCGCCGTCCTGGTCATCCTGCTGCTGGTCTACCGCAGTGTGCTGCTGCCGTTCCTGATCATCATCAGCTCCGTCCTCGCCCTGGGACTCGCCTGCGGGATCGTCTACGTCCTCGCGGACCGGGACGTCGTCCTCGTGGACGGCCAGGTCCAGGGCATCCTCTCGATCCTGGTCATCGGCGCGGCCACCGACTACGCCCTCCTGCTCACCGCCCGGTTCCGGGAGGAGCTGGCGGGGCACGGCGACCGGACCACCGCCGCGCTCGCCGCGCTGCGCCGCTCCTTCGGCGCCATCGTCGCCAGCGCCGCGACCGTCGCCCTCGGACTCCTCGCGCTGCTGCTCAGCGACCTGACGAACAACCGCGCCCTGGGACCGGTCGGCGCCATCGGGATCGTGTGCGCGGTGCTGAGCACGATGACGTTCCTCCCCGCCGTCCTGGTGCTGTGCGGGCGCGCCGCGTACTGGCCGGCCAAGCCGCGCCCCGTGGACGAGGCGACCGGCGGACACGGCATCTGGCGGCGGATCGCCGCGCGCGTGGACGGGTCCCCGCGCAAGGTGTGGCTCTCCTGCGCGGTGGTCCTGCTCGCCTGCGCCGCGTTCGCGCCCACGCTGAAGTCGCACGGCGTGCCGCTCGACGAGATCTTCGTCAACGACGCCCCGTCCGTCTCCGCCCAGGCCACGCTCGGCAAGCACTTCCCCGGGGGCTCCGGCAACCCGGCCGTCGTCGTCGCCGGCGCCGGACAGGCCGAGCAGGTGACCGCGGCGGCCGAGAAGACCCCCGGCGTCGCCTCCGCCGCACCCGTGACCGAGTCCGGCCGGCCGGGCGGGGGAGCCCCGCTCGTCGTGGACGGCCGGGTGCGCATCGATGTGACCCTCAAGGACGCGGCGGACAGCGACGCGGCCACGGAAACCGTCAAACGCCTGCGTACCGCCGTCCACGCCGTGCCCGGCGCGGACGCGCTCGTCGGCGGCTACACCGCCCAGCAGTACGACACCCAGCGCACCGCCGAACGGGACCGCTCCGTCATCGTGCCGGTGGTGCTCGTCATCATCCTGCTCATCCTGATGGGCCTGCTCAGGTCCGTCCTGGTGCCCGTGCTCCTCGTGGCCACCGTGGGCCTCAACTTCCTGGCGACCCTCGGCGTGGCGTCGCTGGTCTTCAAGCACGGCTTCGGCTTCAGCGGCACGGACGCGTCGGTGCCGCTGTACGGGTTCGTGTTCCTGGTGGCCCTCGGCGTCGACTACAACATCTTCCTGATGTCGCGGGTCCGTGAGGAGGCGCTGGAGCACGGGGCGCGGCAGGGGATGCTACGGGGCCTGGTCAGCACCGGCGGTGTCATCACCTCGGCGGGCGTGGTGCTGGCGGCCACCTTCGCCGCCCTGATCGTCATCCCGCTGGCGTTCCTCGCGCAGATCGCGTTCATCGTGGCGTTCGGCGTGCTGCTGGACACGCTGGTGGTGCGGTCGCTGCTGGCCCCGGCGCTCGTCGTGGACATCGGGCCACGGGCGTGGTGGCCGAGCGCCATCGGCCGCGCCGCGCGGGACGGGGAGCCGTCCGCCTCCGCGTGA
- a CDS encoding MOSC domain-containing protein — MSGIVTAVSRNETYTFTKPNRDSVTLLAGLGVEGDVHSGVTVKHRSRVAKDPTQPNLRQVHLIHEELFDEVRAKGFEVAPGELGENITTRGIDLLALPTGTLLHLGAEAVVEITGLRNPCYQIDNYQDGLLKEVVGRDEAGHIVRKAGIMGIVTRGGAVGPGDPIEIVLPAEPHRPLDRV, encoded by the coding sequence GTGAGTGGCATCGTGACCGCCGTCAGCAGGAACGAGACCTACACCTTCACCAAGCCGAACCGGGACAGCGTGACGCTGCTGGCCGGCCTCGGGGTGGAGGGCGACGTGCACTCCGGGGTGACCGTCAAGCACCGCTCCCGGGTCGCCAAGGACCCCACCCAGCCCAACCTCCGCCAGGTCCACCTCATCCACGAGGAACTGTTCGACGAGGTCCGGGCCAAGGGTTTCGAGGTGGCCCCCGGCGAACTCGGCGAGAACATCACCACGCGGGGGATCGACCTGCTGGCCCTGCCCACCGGCACCCTGCTGCACCTCGGCGCCGAGGCGGTCGTCGAGATCACCGGGCTGCGCAACCCCTGCTACCAGATCGACAACTACCAGGACGGCCTCCTCAAGGAGGTCGTCGGCCGGGACGAGGCCGGCCACATCGTCCGCAAGGCCGGGATCATGGGCATCGTCACCAGAGGCGGCGCGGTCGGGCCCGGCGACCCCATCGAGATCGTGCTCCCCGCCGAACCCCACCGCCCGCTCGACCGCGTCTGA
- a CDS encoding LCP family protein has protein sequence MARRNRGTGPGGRGSRLRRTAVSALSFLILLVAGVGWGYLKLTGGIDTFSDDGVSGDRPPGTAGGQNVLVIGSDTRAGSNKGLGGGTGAVGRSDTVLLLHVYADRKHAVAVSVPRDAMVDIPACRKPDGSWTRPQHHSQFNGAFSVGETAEGNPACTQNTVEHLTGLRVDHTVVIDFAGFSALTSAVGGVPVCLPEDVYQRDLNPKRPTRGSLVFAKGPQTVSGQRALDYVRLRHGIGDGSDIGRIKRQQAFVASLVKKIKSRGMNPTTLLPLADAATDAMTVDEGLGSAEKLLSFALSMKNIDLHNTKFVTVPWRYEGERVAVVEPDADALWAALKADRPLDGKAKSGPSPKASQAPVRGAGIAVAVYNGTTVNGLAARAADLLRAHGFTVTGTATAQDQSRTGTVVVYGPGQREEARTTARLFPGAQLTESGTAGVQVTVGQDYADEPAPAPDNATAAPAANAPANLADQARSADDDPCEDLSYG, from the coding sequence ATGGCACGCAGGAACAGAGGAACCGGGCCCGGCGGGAGGGGAAGCCGGCTGCGGCGTACGGCGGTGTCCGCACTGTCCTTCCTCATCCTGCTGGTCGCCGGGGTCGGCTGGGGGTATCTGAAACTGACCGGCGGCATCGACACCTTCAGCGACGACGGTGTCTCCGGCGACCGGCCGCCCGGCACGGCCGGCGGACAGAACGTCCTCGTCATCGGGTCGGACACCCGCGCCGGCAGCAACAAGGGCCTCGGCGGCGGCACGGGGGCGGTGGGCCGCTCCGACACGGTGCTCCTCCTTCACGTCTACGCCGACCGCAAACACGCCGTCGCCGTGTCCGTGCCCCGCGACGCCATGGTGGACATCCCCGCCTGCCGCAAACCCGACGGCAGTTGGACCAGGCCGCAGCACCACAGCCAGTTCAACGGGGCGTTCTCGGTGGGGGAGACCGCCGAGGGCAACCCGGCATGCACCCAGAACACCGTGGAACACCTGACCGGGCTGCGCGTCGACCACACGGTGGTCATCGACTTCGCCGGATTCTCCGCGCTGACCTCGGCGGTCGGCGGAGTGCCGGTGTGCCTCCCGGAGGACGTGTACCAGCGCGACCTCAACCCGAAGCGCCCGACACGAGGTTCCCTGGTATTCGCCAAGGGGCCGCAGACGGTCTCCGGACAGCGGGCCCTCGACTACGTGCGCCTGCGGCACGGCATCGGTGACGGCTCCGACATAGGGCGCATCAAGCGCCAGCAGGCCTTCGTCGCCTCCCTGGTGAAGAAGATCAAGTCACGCGGAATGAACCCCACCACTCTGCTGCCGCTGGCCGACGCGGCGACGGACGCCATGACGGTCGACGAAGGGCTCGGATCGGCCGAAAAGCTGCTCTCCTTCGCCCTGTCGATGAAGAACATCGACCTGCACAACACCAAGTTCGTCACCGTGCCCTGGCGCTACGAGGGCGAGCGCGTCGCCGTCGTCGAACCGGACGCCGACGCCCTGTGGGCCGCGCTGAAAGCCGACCGCCCCCTCGACGGAAAGGCGAAATCCGGACCGTCCCCGAAGGCTTCGCAGGCACCCGTCCGGGGCGCGGGCATCGCGGTCGCCGTCTACAACGGCACCACGGTGAACGGGCTCGCTGCCAGGGCCGCCGACCTGCTGCGCGCACACGGCTTCACCGTCACCGGCACGGCCACCGCACAGGACCAGAGCCGCACCGGCACCGTCGTCGTGTACGGCCCCGGCCAGCGCGAGGAGGCCCGCACGACGGCGCGGCTCTTCCCCGGCGCACAGCTCACCGAATCCGGCACGGCGGGCGTCCAGGTCACGGTCGGACAGGATTACGCGGACGAGCCGGCCCCGGCACCGGACAACGCCACCGCCGCCCCGGCCGCGAATGCGCCCGCGAACCTCGCCGACCAGGCCCGCTCGGCCGACGACGACCCCTGCGAGGACCTCTCCTACGGCTGA